The Thermocrinis ruber genome has a window encoding:
- a CDS encoding ArnT family glycosyltransferase: MWFLFGLFFFIFGNWFLGLTSLDEGRNASAVLNMLSSKDFLVPYYNCQVRFEKPPMLYYFGLVFAKLFGLNEFSLRLVSGLSAFGVGIFTYLMAKLFFDRETALKSFLVLATLPHVWVESRAFVPEMLLNFFMLGGLYFFLTNRTTLGWLFLAFAFLTKGPVGVFLPLGAYLILRRDLAFLQLKGVLLFLLVGGSWYYLMLYNFGWAYFQKFFIYENIMRYTGQTIIHSYPFYYYLIVLAVAFIFYLPAIPKFFKKEPKILPFLLWAVFVVVFFSLAKNKLHHYIIFSYPALSIAFAYQLSMDYIKRVLVIATVFLLGLSMGVYFYEENRFQRKALPFLKDFDGPVYFYRGAEISSIPFYLKRCVPKIDHVPNHRAMLISKEDIRECREILKAREFDGNYRLYMCEP; the protein is encoded by the coding sequence ATGTGGTTTTTGTTTGGTCTCTTCTTTTTCATCTTTGGCAATTGGTTTTTGGGGCTGACCTCTTTGGATGAGGGTAGGAACGCCTCAGCGGTTTTAAACATGCTAAGCTCCAAAGACTTTTTAGTGCCCTACTACAACTGTCAGGTGCGTTTTGAAAAACCACCCATGCTTTACTATTTTGGATTGGTCTTTGCCAAGCTCTTTGGATTGAACGAGTTCTCCCTTAGGTTGGTCTCCGGGCTTTCTGCCTTTGGTGTGGGAATTTTCACATATCTTATGGCAAAGCTTTTCTTTGACAGGGAAACTGCCCTTAAATCCTTTTTGGTGCTTGCTACCTTGCCCCACGTGTGGGTGGAGTCAAGGGCTTTTGTCCCCGAGATGCTTCTTAACTTTTTTATGCTGGGAGGTCTTTACTTTTTCTTAACTAACAGAACCACCTTGGGATGGCTCTTTTTAGCCTTTGCCTTTTTAACCAAAGGACCGGTGGGCGTGTTTTTACCTCTGGGTGCTTACTTGATCCTCAGAAGGGATCTTGCATTTCTTCAATTAAAGGGCGTCCTCCTTTTCTTGTTGGTGGGAGGAAGCTGGTATTATCTCATGCTCTACAACTTTGGCTGGGCATACTTTCAAAAGTTTTTCATTTATGAAAACATAATGAGATACACAGGGCAAACTATCATCCATTCTTACCCCTTTTATTACTATCTTATCGTTCTTGCCGTTGCCTTCATTTTCTACCTTCCGGCCATTCCAAAGTTCTTTAAAAAGGAGCCAAAAATCCTTCCCTTCTTGCTTTGGGCTGTGTTTGTGGTTGTTTTTTTCAGCCTTGCCAAAAACAAACTGCACCACTACATAATCTTTTCTTATCCTGCCCTCTCCATAGCCTTCGCTTACCAGCTTTCTATGGATTACATAAAGAGGGTTTTGGTGATAGCCACTGTTTTCCTATTAGGTTTAAGTATGGGTGTGTATTTTTATGAAGAAAACCGGTTTCAAAGGAAGGCACTGCCCTTTCTAAAGGATTTTGACGGACCCGTATATTTCTACAGAGGAGCCGAGATATCCTCCATTCCCTTTTATTTGAAAAGATGTGTGCCGAAGATAGACCATGTTCCCAACCACAGGGCAATGCTCATAAGCAAAGAGGACATAAGGGAATGCAGGGAAATTTTGAAGGCAAGGGAGTTTGACGGCAACTACAGACTTTACATGTGTGAGCCTTAG
- the cyoE gene encoding heme o synthase has protein sequence MASLKDYILLTKPGIVLLVLITTLTGMYFAQRGMPPVELVFWTLLGTGLASAGSAVLNQYFDRDIDALMERTKSRPLPLGSVAPSHAFWFGVSLLSLSFLIMFFFTNPIATFFTALASFFYISVYTLSLKRKSPLATEIGGVAGAMPPVIGYTAVTGSLSLEPLILFLIMFIWQPPHFWVLAIKYAQDYKVAGIPTMPVVRGIEHTKVRTLLYTAGLLPVSLLPYFYGMAGEIYFLSASLLSLIYLALTLKFVSSKEPKGGFLFFYSILYLALLFTIMVFDMRR, from the coding sequence ATGGCTTCTCTGAAGGATTACATACTCCTTACGAAGCCGGGTATTGTTCTTTTGGTGCTAATAACTACCCTAACGGGTATGTATTTTGCCCAGAGGGGTATGCCTCCGGTGGAGCTTGTTTTTTGGACTTTGCTTGGCACCGGTTTGGCTTCTGCGGGCTCTGCAGTTCTGAACCAATACTTTGATAGGGACATTGACGCCCTGATGGAACGCACTAAATCAAGACCTCTTCCCCTTGGCAGTGTGGCACCATCCCACGCCTTTTGGTTTGGAGTATCTCTACTTTCCCTCTCCTTCCTGATCATGTTCTTCTTTACAAACCCTATAGCCACCTTCTTTACCGCCTTGGCGTCTTTTTTTTATATTTCCGTATATACCCTTAGCCTTAAAAGAAAGAGCCCCTTGGCTACGGAAATAGGGGGTGTTGCCGGTGCAATGCCCCCGGTTATAGGCTATACTGCGGTTACTGGAAGCCTGAGCCTTGAACCTCTCATCCTCTTTCTGATCATGTTCATATGGCAACCTCCTCACTTTTGGGTTTTGGCTATAAAGTACGCCCAAGATTACAAAGTGGCTGGCATTCCCACCATGCCTGTTGTAAGAGGTATAGAGCATACAAAGGTTAGAACCCTTCTGTACACCGCTGGGCTTTTGCCCGTAAGCCTTCTGCCCTACTTTTACGGTATGGCTGGTGAAATATACTTTTTGTCCGCATCACTGCTGAGCTTGATCTATTTAGCCCTAACCTTGAAGTTTGTTTCTTCAAAGGAGCCAAAGGGTGGCTTTTTGTTTTTCTACTCAATCTTATACTTGGCCCTTCTATTTACCATTATGGTCTTTGATATGAGGAGATAG
- the lpxE gene encoding lipid A 1-phosphatase LpxE, with the protein MFRVVFENFYLNRELFYLINHNRHPLLDAFFSKFYLLGKGWVLIPIFIGLFIFQKASLKVFLYTMGISTVLVEVLKKLTKQPRPATLLEDVYLLEPLHLSSFPSGDSAMAFALASFFLWLNPKLGFVFLVYALLIAYGRVYVGAHFPLDVFAGALIGIFSFLIALRLA; encoded by the coding sequence GTGTTTAGGGTTGTCTTTGAGAACTTTTATCTTAACAGAGAGCTTTTTTATCTCATAAACCACAACAGGCATCCCCTTTTGGATGCGTTCTTTTCCAAATTCTACCTTTTGGGCAAAGGTTGGGTTTTAATCCCGATTTTTATCGGTTTGTTTATTTTTCAAAAGGCAAGCCTTAAGGTGTTTTTATACACCATGGGCATATCCACCGTTTTGGTGGAGGTTTTAAAGAAACTCACCAAACAACCAAGACCCGCAACCCTTTTAGAGGATGTTTATCTTTTGGAGCCTTTGCATCTGAGCTCCTTCCCCTCGGGGGATAGTGCAATGGCCTTTGCCTTGGCTAGTTTTTTCCTCTGGCTCAATCCAAAGTTGGGTTTTGTCTTTTTGGTCTATGCTTTACTGATAGCCTACGGTAGAGTATATGTGGGAGCACACTTTCCCCTTGATGTTTTTGCGGGAGCCCTCATAGGCATCTTCTCCTTCTTGATTGCCCTACGCCTTGCATAA
- a CDS encoding COX15/CtaA family protein, translating to MRIILGFAILFTYIVMIWGGVVRSTDSGLACPSWPLCYGDFSLPKETSAKLEMGHRTVSSIAGLFVLLTFIYVWKHFKGLPRLTSALALLFTVSAALTGMKMIKSEAPNLKYVSHMLLESFHIYESMLILGSLVLTYRFIQKDKPTGDGIPLWAYTFALATMITGVLVRYTGSGEACGHEWPTCAGALIPDLSNWQIALQFIHRNLAYLTWLAFLLYLVVSRSRLALYTFALINLQFVFAISMVLSGFFLPLVFLDTASGFFLFAWLTYHLKLGEPQPNLRTAW from the coding sequence ATGCGAATAATCTTAGGCTTTGCCATACTTTTCACCTATATAGTAATGATTTGGGGAGGGGTGGTAAGGAGCACGGACTCGGGTTTGGCGTGTCCCAGTTGGCCCCTTTGCTACGGAGATTTTAGCCTACCAAAAGAGACCTCAGCCAAGTTGGAAATGGGACACAGAACGGTCAGTAGCATTGCGGGGCTCTTTGTGCTCTTGACCTTTATCTATGTTTGGAAGCACTTCAAAGGATTGCCCAGGCTTACCTCCGCTTTGGCTTTGCTTTTTACTGTAAGCGCTGCCCTTACAGGCATGAAGATGATAAAATCGGAAGCTCCCAACCTTAAATACGTTAGCCATATGCTCTTGGAATCCTTTCACATATACGAGTCTATGCTCATCCTAGGCTCCCTTGTGCTAACTTACAGGTTCATTCAAAAAGACAAGCCTACTGGTGATGGTATTCCCCTTTGGGCTTATACCTTTGCCCTTGCAACAATGATCACGGGTGTGTTGGTCAGATACACGGGCTCTGGCGAGGCTTGCGGTCACGAGTGGCCCACATGTGCAGGTGCCCTGATCCCAGACCTTTCCAACTGGCAAATTGCCCTGCAATTTATCCATAGGAACCTTGCTTACTTAACCTGGTTAGCTTTCCTGCTTTACTTGGTAGTTTCAAGGAGTCGGCTTGCCCTCTACACCTTTGCTTTGATAAACCTTCAGTTTGTCTTTGCCATCTCCATGGTTTTGAGCGGTTTCTTCCTTCCTTTGGTTTTTCTTGACACCGCCTCCGGCTTTTTCCTCTTTGCTTGGCTAACTTATCACCTAAAGTTAGGAGAACCACAACCTAACCTGAGGACCGCATGGTAG
- a CDS encoding cbb3-type cytochrome c oxidase subunit I has translation MERPLFLLSIVSLGLGGLLAFLVALARTPILYKLFPPGYFYHALVGHVDLAIVVFLLTFTMLLWNRIIPKRDPISFYLVLLGFLGIALISLSGKGTAVSNNYLPTIDHPLFFAGAILFFSGFWLASIVRLDLAIKNLFSKDPTINSLSASVVLALMMLLATLTSIPKTGSHSELYLFYERLYWAPGHIHQFLNGAVLLFSWYFLAKLLGVEHELKLLRYANLSFLFFSVLLVLVPVIFEDPVSRSAKVFTEISYAIGLGIPIFLHAFNILRRLVFNYSVYSITLWLSMLLYFLGILIAYAGLKSDLRVPAHYHGAVTSLTLALMGISYHLVKEYGWVKDFPKVARFQLFMYGFGMVLFVLGLYFAGFKGAPRKTYGTGFTDDPFVLLSLGLMMVGTVFAVIGGVIFVISMLRISLKGRHASISAN, from the coding sequence ATGGAAAGACCGCTCTTTTTACTTTCTATTGTCTCTTTGGGTCTCGGTGGTCTTCTGGCTTTTTTGGTGGCGCTGGCACGCACGCCAATTCTTTATAAACTCTTCCCTCCCGGATACTTTTACCATGCCTTGGTGGGACATGTAGACTTGGCTATTGTGGTCTTTTTGCTCACCTTTACTATGCTTCTTTGGAACAGGATCATACCAAAGAGGGATCCCATTAGCTTCTATCTTGTCCTTTTAGGTTTCTTGGGCATAGCCCTTATTTCCCTCTCCGGCAAGGGTACCGCGGTCTCCAACAATTACCTTCCTACCATAGACCATCCCCTCTTTTTTGCAGGTGCTATACTCTTCTTTTCGGGCTTCTGGCTTGCGAGCATTGTTAGGCTTGATTTAGCCATAAAGAACTTATTCTCCAAGGACCCGACGATAAACAGCTTGAGCGCAAGCGTAGTCTTAGCCCTTATGATGCTTTTGGCAACCCTGACTTCCATACCTAAAACGGGTAGTCATTCGGAGCTTTACCTCTTCTACGAAAGGCTCTATTGGGCACCTGGACACATCCATCAGTTTCTGAACGGTGCAGTTTTACTATTTTCGTGGTACTTCTTAGCAAAACTCTTGGGAGTTGAGCACGAGCTAAAACTCTTGAGATATGCGAACCTTTCCTTTCTTTTCTTTTCAGTACTTTTGGTACTTGTGCCTGTGATCTTTGAAGACCCCGTCTCAAGGTCTGCAAAGGTTTTCACTGAGATATCCTACGCCATAGGACTTGGCATTCCTATCTTTTTACACGCCTTTAACATCCTGAGAAGACTTGTCTTTAACTACTCTGTTTATTCCATTACTCTTTGGCTTTCTATGCTCCTTTACTTTCTTGGAATCCTTATCGCCTACGCAGGGTTGAAGTCAGACCTTAGGGTTCCCGCCCACTACCATGGCGCGGTAACTAGCCTGACCTTAGCCCTAATGGGTATCTCCTACCACTTGGTAAAGGAGTATGGTTGGGTAAAGGATTTTCCAAAGGTGGCAAGGTTTCAGCTTTTCATGTATGGCTTTGGTATGGTGCTCTTTGTTCTGGGACTTTACTTTGCGGGCTTTAAGGGTGCCCCAAGGAAGACCTACGGCACAGGCTTTACCGACGACCCCTTTGTGCTTTTGTCCCTGGGTTTGATGATGGTGGGTACTGTGTTTGCAGTCATCGGTGGCGTTATCTTTGTTATCTCCATGCTAAGGATCAGCCTCAAGGGTAGACATGCCAGTATTTCTGCTAACTAA
- a CDS encoding 6-pyruvoyl trahydropterin synthase family protein has protein sequence MPWLLRVKKKFNAAHFLTNYHGKPEPLHGHTWAVEVFLKVHTLDEGGMGEDFVEISKFLDEILPDYKLLNEVFDFSPSAENVAKWLYERVKERYPTVQKVVVWETEDCGAEYFEV, from the coding sequence ATGCCTTGGCTGTTGAGAGTTAAAAAGAAGTTTAACGCAGCACACTTTTTGACCAACTACCACGGAAAGCCAGAACCTCTGCACGGTCACACCTGGGCGGTGGAGGTCTTTTTAAAGGTGCACACCTTGGACGAGGGCGGTATGGGTGAGGACTTTGTGGAGATCTCTAAGTTTCTTGATGAAATCCTTCCAGATTACAAACTGTTGAACGAGGTGTTTGACTTTTCTCCCAGTGCGGAGAATGTGGCAAAATGGCTCTACGAAAGGGTTAAAGAAAGATACCCGACCGTCCAAAAGGTGGTGGTTTGGGAAACAGAGGACTGTGGCGCAGAATACTTTGAGGTATAA
- a CDS encoding 2Fe-2S iron-sulfur cluster-binding protein, giving the protein MAKVKINNKTFEIPAGVRFGELHHEIEKAGVEFGCTDGQCGVCVCTVKKGLECLAEPSETEEETLWRIGEYEENRRLTCQLVIEKEGCEIELETD; this is encoded by the coding sequence ATGGCTAAGGTAAAGATTAACAATAAGACTTTTGAGATTCCAGCGGGTGTTAGGTTTGGAGAACTGCACCACGAGATAGAAAAGGCAGGCGTAGAGTTTGGATGCACCGACGGACAGTGTGGTGTGTGCGTATGCACTGTGAAGAAGGGCTTGGAGTGTCTTGCGGAGCCGTCGGAGACGGAGGAGGAAACCCTCTGGAGGATCGGCGAATACGAAGAGAACAGGAGGCTAACCTGTCAGCTGGTCATAGAAAAGGAAGGTTGCGAGATAGAGCTTGAAACGGATTAA
- the ilvN gene encoding acetolactate synthase small subunit — protein sequence MSDTVGGKNELSAIKAPLLREVRKGETRRHIISVLVRNELGVLARIATLIAGKGYNIEGLSVGETHEKGFSLMTIEVIGDDVVIEQVVKQLRKLIDTIKVRDLTDSPHVERELALIKVYTATPRARDEVLRLTEIFRGKIVDVSPDTYTVEITGDEDKINAFVELVRPFGIKEMARTGKVALEREGV from the coding sequence ATGAGTGATACGGTGGGTGGAAAGAACGAGCTGTCTGCCATAAAGGCACCGCTGCTGAGGGAAGTAAGGAAGGGAGAGACAAGGAGGCACATAATATCTGTGCTCGTGCGCAACGAGCTTGGAGTTCTCGCCCGGATCGCAACCCTCATAGCGGGCAAGGGATACAACATAGAGGGATTGTCGGTGGGAGAGACTCACGAGAAAGGCTTTTCTTTGATGACCATAGAGGTAATAGGGGACGATGTGGTAATAGAGCAGGTGGTAAAACAGTTAAGAAAGCTCATAGATACCATAAAGGTTAGAGACCTAACAGATAGCCCCCATGTGGAGAGGGAGCTTGCCCTGATAAAGGTATATACCGCCACTCCAAGGGCAAGGGATGAGGTTCTCAGACTTACAGAGATCTTTAGGGGCAAGATCGTGGACGTCTCTCCAGATACCTACACGGTGGAGATCACGGGAGATGAAGACAAGATAAACGCCTTTGTGGAATTGGTCAGACCCTTTGGCATAAAGGAGATGGCAAGGACTGGAAAGGTTGCCCTGGAGAGGGAAGGTGTTTAG
- the frr gene encoding ribosome recycling factor produces MMEEIFKSTEEDMKKAVQYFKNEIAGLRTGRASTALVEEIKVDYYGSKVPIKQLASISVPEANQIVLQVWDKGAVDLVEKAIIENLNITPQKQGNVLRLTLPPLTEERRRELVRMLHKMAEEARVAVRNIRRDAKELIEDQEGVSEDEIKRALERLQKLTDKYIEEINQLTEAKEKEILG; encoded by the coding sequence ATGATGGAGGAGATTTTCAAAAGCACAGAAGAGGATATGAAAAAGGCGGTTCAGTACTTCAAGAATGAAATAGCGGGCTTAAGAACAGGAAGGGCGAGCACCGCTTTAGTGGAGGAGATTAAGGTAGATTATTACGGCTCAAAGGTTCCCATAAAACAGTTGGCTTCTATCAGTGTCCCGGAGGCAAACCAAATAGTCCTGCAGGTTTGGGACAAGGGAGCGGTGGACCTGGTGGAAAAGGCAATAATAGAAAACTTAAACATAACACCCCAAAAGCAAGGAAACGTCCTAAGGCTAACTCTACCACCTCTAACTGAGGAGAGAAGAAGAGAGTTGGTGCGCATGCTCCATAAGATGGCGGAAGAGGCGAGGGTGGCGGTCAGAAACATAAGGAGGGACGCAAAGGAGCTAATAGAGGATCAGGAGGGCGTCTCTGAGGACGAAATAAAGAGGGCTTTGGAAAGACTCCAAAAGCTAACGGACAAATACATAGAGGAAATAAACCAGTTAACGGAAGCCAAAGAAAAGGAGATCCTTGGCTAA
- the surE gene encoding 5'/3'-nucleotidase SurE yields MPVFLLTNDDGYFSEGIRALREELKSLGRVITIAPDRNLSGVGHSLTFSMPLRIRRVDEDFWTVIGGTPADCVHLGYYVLLDGKKPDMVCSGINEGPNLGEDITYSGTVSGAMEGRILGIPSIAFSAFGGESKNFSEIAKVAKKVVIEVLEKGMPEDTYLNVNIPDLPQDQIKGFLITKQGRRAYKEKVLKLLDPGKKPLYWITATEFGWHLEEGTDYWAVYHGYVSITPLQLDLTNYRAMEILKKRLKFTTEVEK; encoded by the coding sequence ATGCCAGTATTTCTGCTAACTAACGACGATGGATACTTTTCTGAGGGTATAAGGGCCCTGAGGGAAGAGCTAAAGAGTCTTGGAAGGGTTATAACGATTGCCCCTGATAGAAATCTCAGCGGTGTGGGACACTCTTTGACCTTCAGCATGCCCTTGAGGATCAGGAGGGTAGATGAGGACTTTTGGACGGTTATAGGTGGAACTCCCGCAGATTGCGTACATTTGGGCTACTACGTTTTGCTTGATGGTAAAAAGCCAGACATGGTATGCTCGGGTATAAACGAGGGTCCCAACTTGGGCGAGGACATAACTTACTCGGGCACTGTCTCCGGTGCCATGGAAGGCCGAATTCTCGGAATACCCTCCATAGCCTTCTCCGCCTTTGGAGGAGAGAGTAAGAATTTTTCAGAGATTGCAAAGGTGGCAAAAAAGGTAGTTATAGAGGTTTTAGAAAAGGGTATGCCCGAAGACACATACTTGAACGTGAATATTCCCGATTTGCCCCAAGACCAAATAAAGGGCTTTTTGATCACCAAACAGGGCAGGAGGGCATACAAAGAAAAGGTTTTAAAACTCCTTGATCCGGGCAAAAAGCCCCTTTACTGGATCACCGCCACTGAGTTTGGATGGCACTTGGAGGAGGGTACTGACTATTGGGCTGTTTATCATGGCTACGTGTCCATAACACCCTTGCAACTGGACTTAACCAACTACAGGGCTATGGAGATACTTAAAAAGCGTTTAAAATTTACTACAGAGGTGGAAAAATGA